Within Rhododendron vialii isolate Sample 1 chromosome 12a, ASM3025357v1, the genomic segment GTCATCTCAGCTATTGCTCAGTCGCGTGACCGATGTGGCATTTTTCTGTCACATGATATGAGAAAAAAGTAGTTTTCGGTACAAGTGATGACTCCGTCTACCAATGCTTattctcctaccttctttacctTCTTCGCTAATCCTTGATCCTTAGAAATTCCTCTCCTACTCTCTTAATATACTTCGAAGTTGGAACCATATACTATGCTCAGAATCTTCAAACACAAATATCAGGGTATGATCGGTAACTGAGAGTGAGTTAGGACAAGGGAACATGGATTTCTGAGGCAGAGCCGTGCCATGATAAGCCTGGTTCAATAAAATAAACTAGTGAGCTTTATATTCCCTTGCCCATTCAAAAGTCAAAGACCCAAGAGTACACTCAAGGAACATAATTTAAACAATTGAGTACAGTATGTGAGTGAAGTCACAGTTTAGATTCATTCTGCACCAAGAAATGTTCTTGTGAAGTTTGGCTCGGTCTTCCCTTTAACACGAAAGTTCAATGAAATTAGCTCTCTAATTCTGTCTCTCTTCCTTCATCTTAGTTGACTCCTTCAGATATCCTATATATTCGATTCACTTCATCTTCCACAGCTTTCCATTTCAAATACACCTAATTCTTTATCCCTCCTTTTGTTTCGTTCTTCCCTTAGTTCTTCCTTGGTTCGCAGATTAGAAGAAGAGCAAAAAGACATGATGGGGAGGAACCGTGAGGAACATATCACCTTGCATACCAGTTCTAAGGTAAGAACTCATATTTCAAGGCAAAAGTCTGTTTTTGTCCAGTTAAGTAATGTTCTTgaagctgtgtttggatcatggatttgtggagggatACATGAAGGTAAAGGAAACCCTACGAAGATAATGAACTGAAGAGCCTAAAATTAATCTCATTTTCCTATGCTTGTGCTTATATTCCATAACTCCCTTCATAAACGAAAGATCCAAACACAGTTTAAAAGTTTCCATGCCTAAAGCTTTGCAATAATCCTAAATTCTAATGATAATTGACAACAAATCAGGCACCAGTGGAAGGTGATTTAAGGAAGTGCGCGTTTGCTTCTATTCCCAAGCCACCAATCCAACATAACAGACCAAGCAGCAGCATGGTCATCAAGGTAAAACTGAAATCCCAACTCATCTGTGTTATTCATGGATTCCTAATCAAGTCTTGATACCTGATAATGAAAACAAAACTTGGTGGAAAAAACAGAAAGCCAATACGGTGATACCTGCTCACATAATAGCCGAAGCCATATCAACACTCCACGGTCTTGATCTGAGATGGTCAGGCCCGATCACGCCAACTGAAAGGCAATATGTTGAACAATACGTCCTTGCGAAATACCCAGAATACTCCAATGCGCTAGTTGAAGGAGGAGAAAAGACTGATCTCTACAATCTCTGCATCAAAGAAGAGCCATCAGATTCCCCATTAGATGACAAGCGGAAATCGCCACGTGTTAGTTCCAGAGACTCATCGTCGACACCCTCATTTGGAAGCAATCTCCCTGATTTAGACAAAACCCAGTTGGAGGCATCAAGGTTGCTTGACATTCTAACTAAGAAATCCTCATTTCCAGGGAGTTTTATTTCCATTCCAGAAATCCAAGCGAGAAACAAAGTTTTGAAGCACTGCGGATTACCGGATGAAGAGTACCTTGTTCTCTTTACTTCAACGTACAAAGATGCAATGATGTTAGTAGGGGAGAGTTACCCTTTTTTCAGGGGAAACTTCTACATGACTGTTATTGGTGAAGAATCCGATTACATAAGAGAGTTTGCGAGTTATAAGGAATCGAAAGTGATTGTAGCACCAGAAACTTGGCTGGATTTGAGGATCAAGGGATCGCAACTCAGTCAGTATTTTAGGCGGAAATGTAAGCATAGTCCTAAAGGACTGTTTTCTTACCCAGTCGATGTGAATGGGACACGTTATTCGATGCATTGGGTATCGGAAGCTCATAGGAACTCATGGCATGTTTTGCTTGATGCGACCACATTGGTTGTGGGAGAGGACCGGTTGAACCTCGCGCTTCATCGGCCTGACTTTGTGTTGTGCAGTCCTGATAATAATCGTGCTGATCATTCAACGATCACCTGCCTTCTGGTCAGAAGAAAATCCTTTGATACACCTGTTTCAGCTCAGGGATATGAGTAACATGCTTGTATGCTATTATATAAGATTTTGCTATAAGCAGCCCACTGGACTGTAAATAAGGTGATGGAATTTTAATACACATCTCACAACCTCAATGCACTTCCCCATGTGTAGTTCTATACCTTCATCACATATACCAATGCACTTTTTCACCTTATTGGAGTGGACTTTTTTGAGCATTTTCACCTTATAAGATCTGTGAAATAGTAGAGAAAATTTTATGCACTTCTGCCCGATGAAGCTCAGAGTGGGAACGGCTGTCATTTCAAACAGCTCATTGAACGGTTAATCTTTCCAAAATCCCAGATTGATAGCATCGCCAGAAATATCAATTGCTGTCACAAGTTCATAAATCTTCTATGGTAATGAATGTGGTACTTGATTCTCTTTCCTGCAAGTTGATAGAACCACAAAACTGACTTGAGATTAGACCATCTTTGGCCTATGCAGGTTTTCTTCAAACAGAACACAAAGTTTCTCAATCCACTGAGAATTGTAACAACCATGACGGTAAAGATAAACAAACATTGGCCATTTGTGCACCTACTTGTGCAGACTGCAGAACACAGTAAAGTTGGCCCAGGATTTCAGATAACTTACCTGAAAGGGCTAGTTAAAGGCAATGTCATTTGGTGGTTAAAGCCAGGTTTTCTTCAAACAGAACACAAAGTTTATCAAGCCACAGAGAATTGTAACAACCATGACTGTAAAGATAAACAAACATTGGCCATTTGCGCACCTACTTGTGCAGAACATAGTATAGTTGGCCCAAGATTTTGAATAACTTACCCGAAAGGGCTAGTCTCATTTGGTTCATTGCTGCTGTTAAAAATAAGGGCAAAGTTCACTTTGACTAcctgtggttatcgccatgtgcggatatcccctcatggttcaaaactgaccacataacctacctgtggttttaaaaatgtgcggatagacctcctgccgtcatgttttccatccatattaacggacacaatattaaaagaccgatacaccctcatcatgtcccttgattcttcttcttttttaaatctaaccacaccatcccctataccaaaaattgaatccaaaccgttgatattgtaaattttgacgagtactacatttatgccaaaatttaagtaaataaaaaaatgaaaagctcatggtcgaatcgattttgttatgaaattaaaatttcaaatttgaatttactaaaagtTAGATCACTTGGTTATTGATGCCtaatcgagatgattttttacagtgatactctattctttatttaatacattatgaacgactcagattacattctagagacgtgtgagatacacctctgttaatatggatggaaaacatgacggcatggGTCTAGCTgcatattttcaaaaccacatgtaggctatgtggtcagttttgaaccatgaggggtatccgcacatggcgataaTCACAGAgagtgaaagtggactttgccctactTTTTTCTTTACCCTCACAGTGTATCACCACAGCACCAAAGGGTGCTGCCCCATCTCTCTAAATCTCCATCTCTATACTACACTGTCTACACTGGTATTCCTCTCTCATTCGTTCACATATACATACACGAAATGAAAGAGGAAAACACGGCAAaggctatgatgctcccaagtggtatgggagcatcatactcccaatgaattataGGCAatacttaccattcactaaggcaacacttaccattgtatggtaagttctgccttatacaatggtaagtgttgccttagtgaatggtaagtatTGTCTGTTCTGTGGTAAGTAATCTTCCGTTTTTTAGATCAAAACCGcctcatttttaacaaaaccaccctatttttagtttttggttttgatctaagggctgtgatttatctattttcaatccaaaggctgtaattcattgggagtatgatgctcccataccacttgggagcatcacagAAGTTTTGGGAAAACACAAGGCTGTCTACACTGGTATTCCTTTCTTATGTGAAGTTATGAAAAAGCGGAGCAAAACCTGGGAGTTAAGTCGTGGTCCCAGGATGGGAGACAGCGGCGCGTGGGTAACAATATTGGGTTTGATCCTCTGTGATCAAATCTATTTTCGTGAAAATaatttcacacaaatcatctcTGATTACAAACTAATCAGAATTTGAATAATATGATAATCAACATGGTACATCTTCTTGACACGATCAACAACTTCAACAATTTAGATCATAAAAATAAACCGGaatgagttcacaatttacAAATTACACATTACAAGAGAAACATAGTGATATTAGATTTGCTCTAGTGTGGCCAAatctattttattaaaaataaattcatacaAATCATCTCCGAT encodes:
- the LOC131311139 gene encoding uncharacterized protein LOC131311139, whose amino-acid sequence is MMGRNREEHITLHTSSKAPVEGDLRKCAFASIPKPPIQHNRPSSSMVIKKANTVIPAHIIAEAISTLHGLDLRWSGPITPTERQYVEQYVLAKYPEYSNALVEGGEKTDLYNLCIKEEPSDSPLDDKRKSPRVSSRDSSSTPSFGSNLPDLDKTQLEASRLLDILTKKSSFPGSFISIPEIQARNKVLKHCGLPDEEYLVLFTSTYKDAMMLVGESYPFFRGNFYMTVIGEESDYIREFASYKESKVIVAPETWLDLRIKGSQLSQYFRRKCKHSPKGLFSYPVDVNGTRYSMHWVSEAHRNSWHVLLDATTLVVGEDRLNLALHRPDFVLCSPDNNRADHSTITCLLVRRKSFDTPVSAQGYE